The nucleotide window AGCCTATTCTCGGCCAGCAGGTCCTCGTGCCGGCCCTGCTCCACCAGCTGCCCGGATTCCAGCACGAATATCCGGTCCGCATCCGCGATCGAGCTCAGCCGGTGCGCCACCACGATCGTCGTCTTGCCTTTCGTCAGCCGCTCCAGCGCCGACTTGATCCGCTCCTCCGTCGCCTGGTCCAGCGCCGAGGTCGCCTCGTCCAGAAGCAGGATCGGCGCATCGCGCAGGAACGCCCGCGCAATTGCGATCCGCTGCTTCTGCCCGCCCGACAGCTGCGCCCCCTTGGGCCCCACCGGCACCTCGCCGCGCGCCCGGATCAGGTCGGCGATCTCGGCATCCTCGGCCGCCTGCCAGACCTGCGCCTCGGTCGCCTTCGGATTGACGTAACGGATGTTGTCCCAGATCGACGCGTTGAAAATGACGATATCCTGCGCCACCACCGAAAACGCCCCGCGCAGTGCCGCCACCTGCAGGTCCCGGATGGGCGTCCCGCCAAAGGTGATGTCACCTCCCTGCACGTCGTAAAGGCGCGACAGCAGCGACAGGATCGTCGTCTTGCCCGACCCGGTCGAGCCGACGATGGCCGACACCTTCCCCCCCTCGAACGCCATGTTCAGGCCCTGGAACAGCGGCTGATCCGGCGAATAGGAGAACGTCACGTCCTTCAGAACGATATCCCCGCTGGTGTCGAACGCCGTCTTCGCCCCCTCGGCATCCCTGATGCTTGGCTCCTGGTCGTAAAGGCTTCGCACCCGGTCGAGCAGCACCAGGCTCGATTGCAGCCCGCCGAAGAACTGTGCCAGCAGGCGCGCTGGGTCGAAGACCATGACCATGCCCAGCAGGAAGGTGATGATCCCCGCGCCATCCACGTCGTATGCGGGCGACAGCACCATGTAGCCCCCGCCCCCGATCACCAGCACATAGACAAAGGCCGAGCTGAGGTCGATCGACGGCAGCACCAGCGCCTGGGTCACCTGCACCCGGGTCGTCAGCTGCCGGATCGCATCGGTCCCGCGCATCAGCCGGTCTTTCTCGACCTCCTCCTGCCGGGCGATCTTGACGGTGCGCATCCCGTTCACCGTCTCCTCGATCCCGTTCATGTAGCCGCCCAGTGCCTCCTCGGCCTCGCCCTGGGCCTGTTTCACCCGGTCCGAGACGAAATTCATCACCACGATTATGAACGGCAGCACCACGATGGCCGACACGAACAGGATCGGGTTCTTCCAGATAAGGTACCCCGACACCACGACCACCGTCACCGCGTCGCGCAGCGCGCCCGCCACGCCCAGGCCCACGAAGGCGCCGATCTGCTGCGTCTGCGTCACTAGCTTCTGGATGATCTCGCCCGACTTGGTGCGCTCGAAATAGGCAAGGTCCAGCGACATCAGGTGCCCCACCAGGTCCCGCCGCATCTCGAAGATCGCCTGGTTCGACACCTTGACCGTGATCATCGGCGCCAGGAAGGACACCACGCCGCGTACGGCGAACAGCACGAACACGACGATACAGACCTCGATCAGTTCACGCATCGCGCCCGCCTCGAAGATCACCCGCAACCCGTCCTCGGTCAACGCCAGGAACTGCTGGTAAACCAACCCCTGCACCAGGATCAGCAGCAGAACCAGCAACAGCTTGCCCTGGTGTTTGCGCAGGTAGTTCCGCCAGAACCACCGCATGTTCCGCTTGTCCGCGTCGCTATACAGCGGCTGACGTGTCTTGGTTGGGGTATCGCTCATGTCAGGTGCAGTCCGATCGCTTCTCAACTGACGCCTATAGAGGGTTCAATCCCAAAGGTCAGCCCCCCGCGCGGACGCCCCTTACCAGACGCGTTGATGATCGCGACCATGTCGCGCCCCCAGCCGGTTAACAGCCGCGAAGCGGCCCGGCCATCGTCAGCCCCTCCCTTGGGCTGACGCTCGCCTCCGTCTTGAACGGCAACTCCGTCCCCATAGCCGACGTCCGGGATGACGAAACCGCCCCCGCATATTTCCGCGCGATCATTGGCCTGTTTGGAACCCTATTGCGTTCAGGGTCATACGTGGTCCTCGAACATATCCCGTACGGGGCCTGCCCGCGCGGACGCTTCCCTTTTCCTCTGGCCAAAAATATCCTGGGGGAGGCCCGGGCCTGCCCGGGACGGGGGCAAAGCCCCCCAACGCCTTCAGCGCAGCCCGTCCTCGCCCTTTACCTCGTCCACCGTCAGGCCGCCCATCCGGTCGTGGATACGCCCGCCCCGGCTCATCGCCAGCACGAAAAGCAGCTCATCGGCACGGGGTCCGTCGGGCAGGCCCACTTCCATTCCGTCGAAATGGCTGCGCACATAGGCCGCGTTGATATGCCCCAGCGGCACGTCGATCCGGCTCCCCGGCCCGCCCTGCTTCATCGACGAGGGCACGATCGCCTTCGCCTCGCCCAGCCGCGCGCGCATCGCGTATCCCCCAGGCACATGCCACAGCGCGGTATGCTCCAGCTCCCCGGCCTCGCCCGCCATGGCGGCCTTGCCATAGCCGTCGATGCCCTCAGGGCCGCCCATCGCCTCGATCAGACGGTCGGTCATCATCAGGCCCAGCGGCTTCAAGTCGTCCATCGCCGATTGCAGATCCTCGGCATAGCTGCCCGCAAAGGGGTTTCTCACCAGAGCCGCCATGGCGGCGCGGCGGCGCGGCGTCCCGGCGGCAGGCCCGCCGTCGTGACGGATCTCCTCGACGAAAAGCGTGGTCTTGCGCAGGGTGAAGTCAGGCATGTTCTGGCTCTCTTTCTTCGATCATCAAACTCTCGCCGACGGTCACGCACTGCCCACGCAGGCTCAGGCAGGCCGCATGGATCACGCCCCGCGTCACCAGCCCTGCCGCATGGGCGCGCCCGGCCTCCAGCGCCTCGGCAACCTCCGCCGGGGTCAGCGCCCCGACCGCCCGCGTCACCGCGCGCGCGCCAAGGTCACTGTCAGGCGACACCTCGCAGGCCGGAACACGGACAATCGTCGGATGCCCCGGCAGGTCCACGGCATTGGCGATCAGCGTGGCGGCGGCGTCGGCTGTCGCGGCGTCCCGCGCCAGCACCGTCACCGCATCGGCAATGCCTAGCGAATGGCTCCGCCCGCCCGCGCCCGAAGTCGCCACCCCGCGTACAGGGTCACCGGACCGCAGGGTCACATGCCCCGGCACCGGGCTTGCAATCGCCAACCGCATCGCCTCTCCCGGACCGACGTGAAAGGCGACGTCGCCGCCGTTGTTCACATAGGCCTTGCGCACGCCCGACCCGCCCCGAATGGCCGCCAGGATCGTCTCCGCGCCCGCGCCCGCCACCGCCGCCATCGGCGTAACGAACTCCGGCGCAAAGGGCCGCACCGCCTCGACCATGCGCCGCGCCGTCTCTCCCTCGACTTGCCCGCCCAAGGGGCTGCGCAAACGCGGCAGCTCCGCCACCAACTCGTCCAGCAACGTCTCGAACCGCGCCACCGCTCTCTGAAACGCCGCGTCCCGCCCCGCGCCTTCGATGCCCACGATCATGTCGATTGGTCCGTGATGCAGGTGCAGCCGTTGCCCATCCGGCAACCAGTTCGCCTGCGCGCCCGGCATCACTCGCCCTCCACGACACGCACCGCGCTGCCGTACTCGCCGCCATGCTTCAGAATATCGCTCACCGTCCGCACGGACGCATCATGTCCGCCCAGCGCACGGTAATCCGCCCGGCTCAGGGTGAATTCCAGCGGCGCCACCAGCGCGGGCGTCGGCACATGCCCGAACGATCCTTCCGGCATCTTCAGCACGTCCACCATCAGCGTGATCCCGCCCCCGGGCCAGACGAAGGCCGGCGCCCCGCCACAGGTCACCCGCGTCTTCAGCGCCTGCACCGAGCGGGTCAGCTTCACCGGGTTCTGCGTCACGCCCGAGCGCAGCGACCCACCCGCCCCCGCCTGGAACATCACCGTGCACAGCGCCGGCTCGCAATTCTCGGCAATCAGCGCCACCGACGGTTTCAACGCCTCCGGCAACTCCGCCTCGCGCGGTTGCAAGTCGTCATCCAGAACATAGTACCCGTGATGCTCCCCCGTGGTGCTGACCATCAAAAGCGTCAGCCCCGGCCGCGCGCCTTTCTTTTCCAGCCATGGATTCAGGATCGCCAGCGGATCGTCCAGGTCGGTACCGCCCCAGCCCTGTCCCGGCTCGGCCACCCGGAAATACCGCCCCGGCGTCGAACGTCGCCCCTTGATGCGAATGCCGGTATCGAGCCAGCCAAGCACCTTGCCCGCCTGGTGCTCGCTGACCACTCCGGTGATATGGTCGTCCACCACCACCACCTCGTCCACCAGCCCGTGCCACTGGCTGGCGAACATGCCGATCGTGGCCGAGCCGCAGCCGACGCGCATCCGCTCCTCGCGCTGACCATTGACCACGGGCGCCTGCCCGGCCTCAACGACCACCGTCGCGCCGTCGTCGATCTCCAGTTCCACCGCCTCGCGGTTGCACAGCCGCATCAGCGCATCGCAGGTCGCGCGCCCCTCGGCCTTACCGCCGCCGGTCAGGTGATCGACCCCGCCCAGCGACAGCATCTGCGAGCCATATTCGGAGGTGGTCACATGCCCCACCGCCTCGCCATTGCTGCGCACGGTCGCGGTCTCGTGCCCGAGGTGCCGGTCGGTGTCGATCTTCACCTTCACCCCGCAATAGGAATAGATCGCCTCGGTCACCACGGTGACGAAATCGGCCCCCTCGACCTTGCGGCTCACGATAAAGGGCGCGGGCTTGTAATCGGGATAGGTCGTGCCCGCCCCCACGCCGCTGACGAATACCTCCTCGCCGCCCAGGATCTCGCCGTCCCACTCCGGCCCAAGGAACGGCTTCACCGCATCTCCCTTGGCAACCCTACGGTCTAGTATGGTCAAGGGATCACACCGCACGATGCGGCCACCCTCGTTGGCATAGCGATCGCACGCCCCGATCTTGCCCGGCGCGATATAGCACATGACCGGGCAGGCATCGCAGCGGATCTTTTCCTCCTGCCCCCGCTCAGCCATGCCCCGCCTCCCGGATCGCCGCCAATACCCGGTGCGGCAGCGCGGGCAGCTCAGTCACCAACGCCCCCGTCGCATCCCGGATCGCGTTCAATATCGCGGGGGCGGTGGGGATCAGCACATGCTCGCCCAGCCCCTTGGCGCCCATCGGCCCTTCCGGGTCCGGCACCTCCAGGAAAATCGTCTCGATCTCCGGCATGTCGCCCGTGGTGGGGATCAGGTAATCGTGCAGGTTCTCGGTGCGCCCCGGTATGAACTCCTCCATCAGCGCAAGTCCCAGCCCCTGCGCGATGCCGCCCTCGACCTGCCCCTCAGCCAGTTGCGGATTGATCACCCGGCCCAGATCGTGCGCCGCGGTGATCCTGTGCACCTTCACCGTCCCCAGGCGGATGTCCACCGACAGCTCCACCAGCTGCGCGCCGTAGCCATAGACGGCATAGGGCACCCCCTGTCCATCCTCGTCCAGCGGCTGGGTCGGCGGATCGTAACTTTCCTCGGCCCACAGCACATAGCCATGCGCCTGCTCGGAAAGGTCTGTCAGATCAATCTGTTGCTCGCGTTCACCATCGCTGACGCGCAGCACGGTACCGTCCAGCCGCAACACCGCCTCCGGCCCCATATTCGTCTGCTTCAGGATCAGCGCCCGCAAAGCCCGCCCGGCGCGCAAGGCCGCACTGCCGGTCACGTAGGTCTGGCGCGACCCGGACGTCTTCCCGCAGTCCGGCGTCAGCGCGGTATCGGCCCCGATGATCTCGAACTGCGCCAAGGGCAGCCCCAGCGCATCCGCCGCGATCTGCGGGATCACCGTGTTCGACCCCTGCCCGATATCCACCGCGCCCTGGTGCAGGCACAGCCGTCCGTCGCGCGTCAGCCCGATCCGAATGGTCGACGGATTGGCGATGGCCGTATTCCCGCATCCGTACCAGCAGGAGGCGATACCAACGCCATGCCGAATGTGTCCGCCCCTGGCATTGGCCGCATCGGCCCGGCGCAAGGCGTCCTGCCACGGCATCTCCAGCGCCTCCAGGCACGCCCCGATCCCCACGCCGTAAAGCGTCTGACCGCACACCGTCGCCTGCCCATCGCGCAACGCGTTCAACCTGCGGAAGGCCAGCCGGTCTATGCCCAGCTGGTTCGCCAGATCGTCGAACAGCGTCTCCTGCAGGATCGCCGCCTGCGGCACGCCGAACCCCCGGAACGCGCCGGAGATCGGCTGATAGCTGTAATTCGCCCGCGCCTCGGCGTGGTAGTTGAGGATGAAATACGGCCCAGAGGCATGGACCGGCACGCGCCCGGCCACGGTCGGCCCCCAGCTTGCATACGCTCCCGTATTGAAATCGCCGTCGAACTCCATCGCCACGATACGCCCCTCGGCGTCGGCACCGATGGTTCCACGCATGTCCGACGGGTGCCGCTTCGTGGTCGAGGCCATGCTTTCGGCCCGGCTATAGACCATTCGCGCCGGCTGTCCGGTCTTCAGCGCGACCAGCCCGATCAGCGGCTGCAGCGAGACGTCCAGCTTGGACCCGAACCCGCCGCCAGTCGCCGCCGGAATGATCCGCACCGCCTCGGGCGGCAGTCCCAGCACGGCGGCGGTATCGTCCCGGTCCATGATCGGCGCCTGCGTGCAGGCCCGGATCACCAGCGTCTCGCCGTCCATCCAGGCGACGCCGGCCTCGGGCTCGATATAGGCGTGCTCGACATATCCCGTCCGCATGGTGCCGTGGACCATGACGACCGCGTCGGCCATCGCCTCTCGGGCCATGCCGCGCCGGACCTTGCCCGCGATCAACAGGTTGTCGGGATGCGCGTCGTGCACCGGGCGGTCCGCCGGATCCTCGCGCCAGGCGACCGGAAATCCCGACAGGTCCAAGGCCTCGATGATCGCAGGCTTGCCCGCGACCAGCGCCACCGCCTCGCCCGCCAGCCGCGCCCGGTCCTCGGCCAATGCCGGCTGGTCGCGGAACGCAGGGATCACGCCGAAACGGTTGGTCCCGGCGATATCCCTTGCGGTGAAGACGCGCACGCCCTTGTCCGCAGCCCATCCGTCGATATCGCCAAAGGCAAAGGACGCCGGCGCATAAGGGGCCCGCACCGCGCGCACCAGCAGCGCATCCTGCGGCACCACATCCGCGCCATAGGCTTCGGTGCCGTCGACTTTCGCCGCCCCGTCGAGCCGCGCCACGGCCGCGCCCACCGCCCGGCCCGGCTGCGGCATCTCCGCCACCGTGCCGGGGGCCGCATCCATCACAGCGTCGATGATCTTGGTGTAGCCCGTGCACCGGCACAGGACACCGCCCAGCGCCTCCTCGGCTCCGGCCCGTGTCGGGGCGCGCGCGCCGCGCAGATAGGCCTCCGCCGTCATCACCATCCCGGGCGTGCAGATCCCGCATTGCGCCGCACCGTGCCGCAGGAACGCCTGCTGCAACGGGGTGTTCTTCTGCCCTTCGATCGTCTCGATGCTGCGGCCTTCGGCCTGGCCCAGCGGCGTCAGACAGGCGCAAACGGGCGCCCCGTCCAGCAGAACCGTGCACGCTCCGCAATCCCCGGCGTCACAGCCCACCTTGGTGCCGCGCAAGCCCAGACCGTCGCGCAGCACCTCGGACAAACGCCGTGCCGGGTCCGCCGGCAGAACCTGGCGCCGGCCGTTCACGGTCAGGGTACAGGTGTCCATGGGCCGGTTCATCCCGCGCGCCCCGCACACGCGACATCCGCCACAGCCCGGCGCAGCAATTCCGTTGCGGCGTGGCTCCGATACGCGGCATCGGCGCGGATATCGTCGAGCGGCGACAATGCGGCCGCCACGGCCTCTGCGTCGACACGATCCGTCAGCGTATGGTCGGCCTTGCGCCCGATCAGCGCCGCCTCGACCGCAGACAATCGCAGGGCCACCGCGCTGCACGATCCGACCGCCATCGCGACCCGCGACACCGTGCTGTCCGTCACCTCCAGCCGCACCGCCACCATGGCGATCGAGATCACCAGGTATCTCCGCGCGCCCAGCTTCAGAAAGCGCGAGCGTCCCGCCAATGCCGGATGCGGAAGGTGTATCGCCGTGACGACCTCGCCTTGCTTCAGTGCCGTCCTGCGCGGCCCGGTGATGAAGCGTTCCAACGGCATCCGCCGCAGTCCCGTGGCCGAGGCCAACTCGACCTCCGCCTCCAGCGCCAGCAGGCACGGCACCCCGTCCGCCGCGGGCGAGGCGTTGCAGATGTTCCCGCCCAGTGTCCCGGCGTTCTGGATCTGCGCCGCGCCGACCTCGCGCGCCGCCTGTTTCAGCATCTCGCAGGCGGGCGGCAAGTCGGCCTTCACGATATCGCTCCAGGTGGTTGCCGCCCCGATCCGCACACCATCGTCACCCCGCGCGATCCCGCGCAGGCCCGCCACGCGGCTGATGTCCACCACCGGCCCCTGCAACGCCCGTGCCGCCGTCGCCGGAAACAGATCGGTGCATCCCGCCGCCACGCGCCCGCCACTCTGCGCCAGCAATGCCAGCGCATGGTCAAGGGTCTCGGGCCTCATGTAACCGCTCACCGCGCTCTCCATGCCGGGGTGCGCTCATCGTGCGCCGCCGCATTTCGCCCTGTCAACTCAAAGCGTTTTGCCGTCACCCTTGCGGATCAACGAGAGGCGAAACGCGTCAAACCCCCACGTAACGATCCACGATCGAGTGATCCTGCCGCAGCGCTTCCGCACTCAGCACCTCGCCGTTGCGCCCGTTCTCGATGAATGCCACCCGGTCGGCCACCGAGAGTACCGCATCGACCCGCTGTTCCACCAGCAGGATCGCCACGCCCTGCGCGCGCATCTTGACGATGACTTGCCGGATCGCCTCGATCATCGAGGGTTGCAGCCCCTCGGTCGGCTCATCGAGCAGCAGCGCCTTGGGCTGGATGCACAACGCCCGCGCCGTGGCCAGCATCTGCTGCTCTCCGCCCGACAGGGTCTGCGCCGGCTGGTCCATCCGCTCCCGCAACCGGGGAAAGAGCTCCAGCACCTCGTCCAGAACGTCCTTGCCCGCGCCACGCACCTGCAACCCGATCTCCAGGTTCTGCGCCACGCTGAGGCCCGCGAACAGCCGCCGCCCCTGCGGGATATACCCGATCCCGGCCCGCGGCACCTCGTGCGGGGGCAGGCTGCCGATATCCTGCCCGTCCAGCGTGATCCGCCCCGACATCAGCGGCAACAGCCCCATGATCGTCTGCATCGTGGTGGTCTTGCCGGCGCCATTTCGGCCCAGCAGGCACAGGATCTCCCCCGCCTCAACCCGCAAGGACAGATCCCGCAACACCTGCGCCGCGCCATACCCCGAATTGACCGCTTGCAGTTCCAGCATCATCCGGTCCCCAGATAGGCCGCCTGCACGTCGGCATTCTCGTGGATCTGCTCCGGCGTCCCCTCGGCCAGCATCTCTCCGAAGTTCAGCACGCTCACCGTGTCGGCGGTCTCCATCACCACCTTCATGTTGTGCTCGATCAGCAGGATCGTCGTCTCGCCCGCCAGGTCCCGGATCAACGCCTTGAACGCGTCGATCTCGCCCTCCGAAAGGCCCTGCGTCGGCTCGTCCAGGATCAGTAAGCGCGGCGCCTGCACCAGCCCCATCGCGATCTCCAGCAGGCGCTGGTGCCCGTAGCTGAGGTTCCCCGCCTCCTCACCGGCCTGCCCTTCCAGTCCCACACGCCCCAACGCCTCCGCCACGGCGGGCTCCACCGCGCGACCCTGCAACCGCCGCCGCGCGGCCAGCGCCACGTTCTCCTGCACCGGCAGACGCGGAAAGATCGAGGTGATCTGGAAAGTGTACGCCATCCCCTTCAGGATCCGCTTGTGCGCAGGCAGACTGGTGATGTCCTCGCCGTCGAACGTCACGGTCCCGGATGTCGGCGCGATCCGCCCGCAGATCATGCCAACCAGCGTCGTCTTGCCTGCCCCGTTCGGACCAATGAGCGCCCTCACCTCGCCTTGCGGCAAGTCGAAATCCACGTTCGTGACCGCCTGCAACCCGTCAAAC belongs to Roseovarius sp. THAF27 and includes:
- a CDS encoding ABC transporter ATP-binding protein, yielding MSDTPTKTRQPLYSDADKRNMRWFWRNYLRKHQGKLLLVLLLILVQGLVYQQFLALTEDGLRVIFEAGAMRELIEVCIVVFVLFAVRGVVSFLAPMITVKVSNQAIFEMRRDLVGHLMSLDLAYFERTKSGEIIQKLVTQTQQIGAFVGLGVAGALRDAVTVVVVSGYLIWKNPILFVSAIVVLPFIIVVMNFVSDRVKQAQGEAEEALGGYMNGIEETVNGMRTVKIARQEEVEKDRLMRGTDAIRQLTTRVQVTQALVLPSIDLSSAFVYVLVIGGGGYMVLSPAYDVDGAGIITFLLGMVMVFDPARLLAQFFGGLQSSLVLLDRVRSLYDQEPSIRDAEGAKTAFDTSGDIVLKDVTFSYSPDQPLFQGLNMAFEGGKVSAIVGSTGSGKTTILSLLSRLYDVQGGDITFGGTPIRDLQVAALRGAFSVVAQDIVIFNASIWDNIRYVNPKATEAQVWQAAEDAEIADLIRARGEVPVGPKGAQLSGGQKQRIAIARAFLRDAPILLLDEATSALDQATEERIKSALERLTKGKTTIVVAHRLSSIADADRIFVLESGQLVEQGRHEDLLAENRLYARLYQAQKKGYDDR
- a CDS encoding amino acid synthesis family protein; this translates as MPDFTLRKTTLFVEEIRHDGGPAAGTPRRRAAMAALVRNPFAGSYAEDLQSAMDDLKPLGLMMTDRLIEAMGGPEGIDGYGKAAMAGEAGELEHTALWHVPGGYAMRARLGEAKAIVPSSMKQGGPGSRIDVPLGHINAAYVRSHFDGMEVGLPDGPRADELLFVLAMSRGGRIHDRMGGLTVDEVKGEDGLR
- a CDS encoding UPF0280 family protein, whose translation is MPGAQANWLPDGQRLHLHHGPIDMIVGIEGAGRDAAFQRAVARFETLLDELVAELPRLRSPLGGQVEGETARRMVEAVRPFAPEFVTPMAAVAGAGAETILAAIRGGSGVRKAYVNNGGDVAFHVGPGEAMRLAIASPVPGHVTLRSGDPVRGVATSGAGGRSHSLGIADAVTVLARDAATADAAATLIANAVDLPGHPTIVRVPACEVSPDSDLGARAVTRAVGALTPAEVAEALEAGRAHAAGLVTRGVIHAACLSLRGQCVTVGESLMIEEREPEHA
- a CDS encoding 6-hydroxynicotinate reductase, whose protein sequence is MAERGQEEKIRCDACPVMCYIAPGKIGACDRYANEGGRIVRCDPLTILDRRVAKGDAVKPFLGPEWDGEILGGEEVFVSGVGAGTTYPDYKPAPFIVSRKVEGADFVTVVTEAIYSYCGVKVKIDTDRHLGHETATVRSNGEAVGHVTTSEYGSQMLSLGGVDHLTGGGKAEGRATCDALMRLCNREAVELEIDDGATVVVEAGQAPVVNGQREERMRVGCGSATIGMFASQWHGLVDEVVVVDDHITGVVSEHQAGKVLGWLDTGIRIKGRRSTPGRYFRVAEPGQGWGGTDLDDPLAILNPWLEKKGARPGLTLLMVSTTGEHHGYYVLDDDLQPREAELPEALKPSVALIAENCEPALCTVMFQAGAGGSLRSGVTQNPVKLTRSVQALKTRVTCGGAPAFVWPGGGITLMVDVLKMPEGSFGHVPTPALVAPLEFTLSRADYRALGGHDASVRTVSDILKHGGEYGSAVRVVEGE
- a CDS encoding molybdopterin cofactor-binding domain-containing protein, with translation MDTCTLTVNGRRQVLPADPARRLSEVLRDGLGLRGTKVGCDAGDCGACTVLLDGAPVCACLTPLGQAEGRSIETIEGQKNTPLQQAFLRHGAAQCGICTPGMVMTAEAYLRGARAPTRAGAEEALGGVLCRCTGYTKIIDAVMDAAPGTVAEMPQPGRAVGAAVARLDGAAKVDGTEAYGADVVPQDALLVRAVRAPYAPASFAFGDIDGWAADKGVRVFTARDIAGTNRFGVIPAFRDQPALAEDRARLAGEAVALVAGKPAIIEALDLSGFPVAWREDPADRPVHDAHPDNLLIAGKVRRGMAREAMADAVVMVHGTMRTGYVEHAYIEPEAGVAWMDGETLVIRACTQAPIMDRDDTAAVLGLPPEAVRIIPAATGGGFGSKLDVSLQPLIGLVALKTGQPARMVYSRAESMASTTKRHPSDMRGTIGADAEGRIVAMEFDGDFNTGAYASWGPTVAGRVPVHASGPYFILNYHAEARANYSYQPISGAFRGFGVPQAAILQETLFDDLANQLGIDRLAFRRLNALRDGQATVCGQTLYGVGIGACLEALEMPWQDALRRADAANARGGHIRHGVGIASCWYGCGNTAIANPSTIRIGLTRDGRLCLHQGAVDIGQGSNTVIPQIAADALGLPLAQFEIIGADTALTPDCGKTSGSRQTYVTGSAALRAGRALRALILKQTNMGPEAVLRLDGTVLRVSDGEREQQIDLTDLSEQAHGYVLWAEESYDPPTQPLDEDGQGVPYAVYGYGAQLVELSVDIRLGTVKVHRITAAHDLGRVINPQLAEGQVEGGIAQGLGLALMEEFIPGRTENLHDYLIPTTGDMPEIETIFLEVPDPEGPMGAKGLGEHVLIPTAPAILNAIRDATGALVTELPALPHRVLAAIREAGHG
- a CDS encoding xanthine dehydrogenase family protein subunit M; its protein translation is MSGYMRPETLDHALALLAQSGGRVAAGCTDLFPATAARALQGPVVDISRVAGLRGIARGDDGVRIGAATTWSDIVKADLPPACEMLKQAAREVGAAQIQNAGTLGGNICNASPAADGVPCLLALEAEVELASATGLRRMPLERFITGPRRTALKQGEVVTAIHLPHPALAGRSRFLKLGARRYLVISIAMVAVRLEVTDSTVSRVAMAVGSCSAVALRLSAVEAALIGRKADHTLTDRVDAEAVAAALSPLDDIRADAAYRSHAATELLRRAVADVACAGRAG
- a CDS encoding ABC transporter ATP-binding protein, whose protein sequence is MLELQAVNSGYGAAQVLRDLSLRVEAGEILCLLGRNGAGKTTTMQTIMGLLPLMSGRITLDGQDIGSLPPHEVPRAGIGYIPQGRRLFAGLSVAQNLEIGLQVRGAGKDVLDEVLELFPRLRERMDQPAQTLSGGEQQMLATARALCIQPKALLLDEPTEGLQPSMIEAIRQVIVKMRAQGVAILLVEQRVDAVLSVADRVAFIENGRNGEVLSAEALRQDHSIVDRYVGV
- a CDS encoding ABC transporter ATP-binding protein — its product is MLLKVRGLSKSFDGLQAVTNVDFDLPQGEVRALIGPNGAGKTTLVGMICGRIAPTSGTVTFDGEDITSLPAHKRILKGMAYTFQITSIFPRLPVQENVALAARRRLQGRAVEPAVAEALGRVGLEGQAGEEAGNLSYGHQRLLEIAMGLVQAPRLLILDEPTQGLSEGEIDAFKALIRDLAGETTILLIEHNMKVVMETADTVSVLNFGEMLAEGTPEQIHENADVQAAYLGTG